One window from the genome of Dolosigranulum savutiense encodes:
- a CDS encoding ROK family protein → MKKAIGIDIGGTKIAGAVVSADGSLTHLVHQPTDTSSAQAVFEQLLAVIESICEQAGCSANEFAGIGIGLPGKVDRDAGIAVFQNNLPWDNFPVVAKLKEHYPELNIVIDNDVAMSAYGEYVTAEVELGELLSYVTISTGIAAASIVDGQHMLGAGFSGELGMTRVYSALDQAYMRLEEAVAGPAIARHGQQLIGRDVQETKDVFDLYAQGNAEAEHIIESVTQTIAYAIDNMISLLDPHHIIFGGSVMEKNPWLVAMVAEALDDTLLPAQKDAISRLRISQNKGQHGLIGAGSRVL, encoded by the coding sequence ATGAAGAAAGCGATAGGGATTGATATCGGGGGGACGAAGATTGCGGGGGCAGTTGTTAGTGCAGATGGATCACTGACTCATCTGGTGCATCAGCCGACTGATACGAGCAGTGCACAAGCTGTTTTTGAGCAGTTACTGGCAGTGATTGAATCGATCTGTGAGCAGGCAGGCTGTTCAGCGAATGAGTTTGCGGGTATTGGGATTGGTTTGCCCGGGAAAGTTGATCGTGACGCGGGGATCGCCGTGTTTCAAAATAATTTGCCATGGGATAATTTTCCGGTGGTGGCCAAGTTGAAGGAACATTATCCTGAGTTGAATATTGTAATTGATAATGATGTTGCGATGTCAGCGTATGGCGAATATGTTACAGCGGAGGTTGAGCTGGGGGAGTTGTTGTCATATGTGACGATTAGTACGGGGATTGCGGCGGCTTCGATTGTGGATGGCCAGCACATGTTAGGGGCGGGCTTCTCAGGCGAACTCGGGATGACTCGCGTGTATTCAGCGCTGGATCAAGCGTATATGCGCTTGGAAGAGGCCGTAGCGGGACCAGCAATTGCACGACATGGCCAGCAGCTGATCGGGCGTGATGTACAAGAGACAAAAGATGTCTTTGATCTGTATGCACAGGGAAATGCTGAAGCAGAGCACATTATTGAGAGCGTGACGCAGACCATTGCCTATGCGATTGATAATATGATTAGCCTACTAGATCCACATCACATCATCTTCGGAGGCAGTGTAATGGAAAAGAATCCTTGGCTGGTTGCAATGGTGGCCGAAGCACTTGATGATACCCTCTTGCCGGCTCAAAAAGATGCTATTAGTCGCTTGCGTATCTCACAAAATAAGGGCCAACATGGATTAATTGGTGCGGGTTCACGCGTACTGTAA
- a CDS encoding M48 family metallopeptidase: MYEQIRKNKIRTAIIIIIFAAVVIAVASFAGYYFVGDFLTGAVLGVGIGTVYILISMSSASGSMLRMTNARRIDKNSARNVDEQQVYNIVSQLAMMEQFPEPDVYIVKDQQPNAFAVGMSPKSASVAVTTGLMNRLNRAEMEGVIAHEIAHIKNYDSRLKVTAFALGSILVMIGHVLYRSGMFSSRGRRRSNDSEGNAAMIGFLVGLIIVVFGNIFSKFMQMWVSRKREYLADASAAEMTRNPEALASALEKISGMEPSQQADSAMSAMYFFNPFKNSGDSIWSTHPSTENRIKALRNL; encoded by the coding sequence ATGTACGAACAAATTCGAAAAAATAAAATACGTACGGCTATTATCATTATTATCTTTGCTGCCGTCGTTATAGCAGTTGCTTCATTTGCCGGCTATTATTTTGTCGGCGATTTCCTTACCGGTGCTGTCTTAGGCGTTGGGATCGGAACCGTCTATATCTTGATCTCTATGAGTAGTGCTTCAGGATCGATGTTGCGCATGACCAACGCGCGACGAATTGACAAAAATAGCGCCCGCAACGTCGACGAGCAACAAGTCTACAATATTGTTAGCCAGCTAGCCATGATGGAGCAATTCCCAGAACCAGATGTCTATATTGTTAAGGACCAGCAACCAAACGCTTTTGCTGTGGGGATGTCGCCCAAGTCAGCCAGTGTAGCTGTTACCACCGGCTTAATGAACCGACTGAATCGAGCAGAGATGGAAGGCGTTATCGCTCACGAAATCGCCCATATCAAAAATTACGATTCGCGATTAAAAGTCACCGCCTTTGCACTCGGTAGTATTCTCGTCATGATTGGTCACGTCTTATACCGTTCCGGCATGTTTAGCTCACGAGGACGCCGACGCAGTAATGACTCGGAAGGAAATGCTGCTATGATCGGCTTCTTAGTGGGGCTCATTATCGTCGTGTTTGGGAATATTTTCAGCAAATTCATGCAAATGTGGGTCTCCCGCAAGCGCGAATACTTAGCTGATGCCAGTGCTGCAGAGATGACACGCAATCCCGAAGCACTCGCTAGCGCCTTAGAGAAAATTAGCGGGATGGAACCGAGCCAACAAGCTGACTCGGCTATGAGTGCAATGTATTTCTTCAACCCCTTTAAAAACTCAGGTGACTCGATCTGGAGCACCCACCCTAGTACGGAAAATCGCATCAAAGCCTTACGTAACTTATAA
- a CDS encoding LemA family protein translates to MNTWIILGIILVIILGLFGLYNGLVRKRNAAEQMFAQIDVELQRRNDLVPNLVNTVKGYAAHEKELLESVTKARQQLIHLPDSASNKEKLAKSDELSGALGRLLAVSESYPDLKANQNFLQLQEELTNTENRISGSRQSYNRAVMQYNQSLETVPQNFIASLFNFKPMTYHEAPQEARNVPNIQF, encoded by the coding sequence ATGAATACATGGATCATATTAGGAATTATCTTAGTGATTATATTAGGCTTGTTCGGCCTCTACAACGGATTGGTGCGCAAGCGCAACGCAGCGGAGCAAATGTTCGCTCAAATCGATGTCGAACTCCAACGACGAAATGATCTCGTCCCTAACTTAGTAAACACGGTTAAAGGATATGCTGCACATGAAAAAGAATTACTGGAATCTGTGACAAAAGCGCGTCAACAACTCATTCACTTGCCTGACAGTGCATCGAACAAAGAAAAATTAGCAAAATCAGATGAATTAAGTGGTGCACTCGGTCGCTTACTAGCAGTCTCTGAGAGCTATCCTGACTTGAAGGCCAACCAGAACTTCTTACAACTTCAAGAAGAATTAACCAATACCGAAAACCGGATCTCTGGCTCACGTCAATCTTATAACCGAGCTGTTATGCAGTACAACCAATCCTTGGAGACTGTCCCACAGAACTTTATTGCCAGTCTCTTCAACTTCAAGCCAATGACTTATCACGAAGCACCACAAGAAGCACGCAACGTTCCGAACATTCAATTTTAA
- the adhE gene encoding bifunctional acetaldehyde-CoA/alcohol dehydrogenase, translated as MGDIVKEQTNKPSEVDQLVARGQAALAAFGHFDQDQINYIVKKASVAALDQHGHLAKLAVDETGRGVFEDKATKNLFACEHVVNHMRHEKTVGIIREDDVQGLTYIAEPVGVICGITPTTNPTSTTIFKALIALKTRNPIIFAFHPGAQQSSAAAAQIVYDAAVKAGAPKHCVQWITQPSMEATNALMNHEGIATILATGGNAMVKAAYSCGKPALGVGAGNVPAYIEKTADVPQAVHDIVMSKSFDNGMVCASEQAAIIDEAIYDQTIAEFKSYHTYLVTPEEKALLEDFCFGAKANSKNCSEAKLNSDIVGRSATWIAEQAGFTVPEGTNILAAEVSEVGPNEPLTREKLSPVLAVLKAESTEQGIELAKQMVEFHGLGHSAAIHTASEELAQAYGQKIKAMRLIWNSPSTFGGIGNVYNAFVPSLTLGCGSYGKNSVGGNVSTEHLLNIKKVGRRKNNMQWFKVPPKIYFERDSIQYLKSMKDVEKVMIVTDETMVKLGFLHRVIEQLHRRRNKVTYQVFTDVEPDPDITTVEKGTEIMKSFEPDTIIALGGGSVMDAAKVMWLYYEQPSVDFRDLVQKFMDIRKRAFRFPELGKIAKFVAIPTTSGTGSEVTPFAVISDKKHNRKYPIADYSLTPTVAIADPAFVDTVPAEVTADTGMDVLTHAVEAFTSTMANDYTDGLALQAIKMTFQYLEESVTTADPVAREKMHNASTIAGMAFANAFLGMSHSMAHKVGAFFHTVHGRTNAILLPYVVRYNGTRPAKTSTWPKYDHYKADKKFQEIAQALGLPASTPEEGVASFATAVYELGEKVGIQMNLKAQGIDKDEYLAKVDEIAYLAYEDQCSPANPRLPLVDDMKEILIDAYEGYQAQPGRIK; from the coding sequence ATGGGAGATATTGTGAAAGAACAAACAAATAAACCGTCAGAAGTGGATCAGTTAGTGGCAAGAGGGCAAGCAGCACTAGCGGCTTTTGGTCACTTCGATCAAGATCAAATTAATTATATTGTGAAAAAGGCATCGGTGGCAGCACTAGATCAGCATGGTCACTTGGCAAAATTGGCAGTGGATGAAACTGGACGAGGCGTCTTCGAAGATAAAGCGACGAAAAACTTGTTTGCTTGTGAGCATGTTGTTAATCATATGCGTCATGAAAAAACAGTCGGGATTATTCGAGAAGATGATGTACAGGGCTTAACCTATATCGCTGAACCGGTGGGCGTTATCTGTGGTATTACACCAACGACCAACCCAACTTCAACGACTATTTTTAAAGCACTGATTGCCTTGAAGACACGTAATCCCATTATCTTTGCCTTCCACCCGGGAGCACAGCAATCTTCAGCAGCAGCTGCGCAAATCGTTTATGATGCAGCGGTTAAAGCAGGCGCACCGAAGCATTGTGTACAGTGGATTACGCAACCATCAATGGAAGCAACCAACGCGTTAATGAATCACGAAGGAATTGCGACAATTTTGGCGACTGGTGGGAATGCCATGGTAAAAGCGGCTTATTCATGTGGAAAACCTGCACTCGGCGTTGGAGCGGGGAATGTGCCGGCATACATCGAAAAAACAGCGGATGTTCCACAAGCTGTTCATGATATCGTGATGAGTAAATCATTCGACAACGGGATGGTCTGTGCGTCTGAACAAGCAGCAATCATCGATGAAGCAATCTATGACCAGACTATCGCTGAATTCAAGAGTTATCATACGTACCTCGTGACTCCAGAAGAAAAAGCATTGCTAGAAGACTTCTGCTTCGGCGCAAAAGCAAACAGCAAAAATTGTAGCGAGGCTAAATTAAATAGTGACATTGTGGGACGTTCAGCGACTTGGATTGCTGAGCAAGCTGGATTCACTGTCCCAGAAGGAACCAATATTCTGGCAGCAGAAGTCTCAGAAGTAGGCCCTAATGAGCCACTAACCCGTGAAAAATTATCACCGGTCTTAGCTGTATTGAAAGCTGAGTCCACAGAACAAGGAATCGAGTTAGCGAAGCAAATGGTGGAATTCCACGGGCTTGGTCACTCAGCAGCTATTCACACCGCTAGCGAAGAACTGGCTCAAGCATACGGCCAAAAAATTAAAGCCATGCGCTTGATTTGGAACTCGCCATCTACTTTTGGTGGGATCGGGAATGTCTATAATGCCTTCGTTCCATCCTTGACATTGGGGTGTGGGTCTTACGGGAAGAACTCAGTGGGTGGAAATGTGAGCACAGAACATCTCTTAAATATTAAAAAAGTAGGAAGAAGGAAAAATAATATGCAGTGGTTCAAGGTGCCACCAAAAATTTACTTCGAACGCGATTCGATTCAATATTTGAAATCAATGAAAGATGTTGAAAAAGTAATGATTGTAACCGACGAAACGATGGTAAAACTAGGCTTCTTACACCGTGTGATTGAACAGTTGCACCGTCGTCGGAATAAAGTAACTTACCAAGTCTTTACTGATGTGGAGCCGGACCCAGATATTACAACGGTCGAAAAAGGAACCGAAATTATGAAGAGTTTCGAGCCGGATACCATTATTGCGCTCGGTGGGGGTTCCGTGATGGATGCGGCGAAAGTGATGTGGCTTTACTACGAACAGCCAAGTGTTGATTTCCGCGATTTAGTCCAAAAATTTATGGATATTCGCAAGCGTGCGTTCCGCTTCCCTGAATTAGGTAAAATTGCGAAATTCGTCGCGATTCCAACGACTTCCGGAACGGGTTCAGAAGTGACACCATTTGCTGTTATCTCAGATAAGAAGCATAACCGCAAATACCCAATTGCTGACTATTCATTGACACCGACTGTTGCGATTGCTGATCCAGCGTTTGTCGATACAGTCCCTGCTGAAGTAACAGCTGATACGGGAATGGACGTACTGACTCACGCAGTAGAAGCGTTCACCTCTACGATGGCGAATGATTATACAGACGGACTTGCGCTACAAGCGATCAAGATGACGTTCCAATACTTGGAAGAGTCTGTCACAACAGCTGATCCAGTGGCGCGCGAGAAGATGCACAATGCCTCAACTATTGCGGGAATGGCCTTCGCTAATGCATTCTTAGGGATGTCACACTCAATGGCGCACAAAGTTGGTGCATTCTTCCATACTGTCCATGGCCGAACCAATGCGATCTTGTTACCGTATGTTGTTCGCTATAACGGTACACGTCCAGCTAAGACATCTACCTGGCCGAAGTATGACCATTATAAAGCAGACAAAAAATTCCAAGAAATTGCGCAAGCACTAGGCCTCCCTGCTTCAACACCAGAAGAAGGTGTCGCTTCATTTGCGACAGCAGTTTATGAATTAGGGGAAAAAGTCGGTATCCAAATGAACTTAAAAGCACAAGGAATTGATAAGGATGAGTATCTAGCAAAAGTAGACGAAATTGCTTACTTAGCCTATGAAGACCAATGTTCACCGGCTAACCCACGTCTGCCACTGGTCGATGATATGAAAGAGATTTTAATCGATGCCTACGAGGGCTACCAAGCTCAACCGGGCCGAATTAAATAA
- the sppA gene encoding signal peptide peptidase SppA gives MNKKRWLIVGIAVILVVVSGVSSIGLTNDNEAEQVGNLGGSNPLAMLLGEEELSEEVLEEGSKNERILVVPIEGVIGPADPQYNHELILAAADEVEEDESIKAVVLKVNSGGGAVYQTREVYDRYMQLKEAVDVPIYSSIDMVGASGAYYMSMVADEVYAGPETIVGSIGVITSVTEFSDLMEEYGITQETFTSGEFKDTRSNSRKMTDAEREMIQSQIDASYNMFVDVVDEGRPNLDRAQVIELADGRIFSGREAVENGLVDKEGYFRDVIEDVKAAQAIEGAEVFQYEQMGNPFQNLFNGLPFMQVETTPDVKQMMKDIEDMQGMYLEYRWKGAGRYEQNTAK, from the coding sequence ATGAATAAAAAACGGTGGCTCATTGTGGGAATTGCTGTGATACTAGTAGTGGTATCGGGCGTTTCGTCCATTGGGTTAACAAATGATAATGAAGCAGAGCAAGTCGGCAACTTAGGAGGATCGAACCCCTTAGCCATGTTGTTAGGAGAAGAAGAGCTCTCCGAAGAGGTGCTTGAAGAAGGCTCTAAGAATGAGCGGATTCTTGTCGTGCCGATTGAAGGGGTGATTGGACCGGCTGATCCGCAGTATAATCATGAATTGATCTTAGCAGCGGCGGATGAAGTAGAAGAAGATGAGTCGATTAAAGCGGTTGTGCTGAAGGTGAATTCTGGTGGAGGTGCGGTCTATCAGACACGCGAGGTATATGACCGTTACATGCAGTTGAAAGAAGCGGTGGATGTGCCCATCTATTCATCGATTGATATGGTAGGCGCAAGCGGTGCTTACTACATGTCCATGGTTGCTGATGAAGTATATGCGGGACCAGAGACTATCGTAGGTTCGATTGGAGTTATTACAAGCGTGACTGAATTCAGTGACTTAATGGAAGAATATGGCATCACCCAAGAAACATTCACGTCCGGTGAGTTCAAAGATACCCGAAGTAATTCACGAAAGATGACAGATGCCGAGCGTGAGATGATTCAGTCACAGATTGACGCATCATATAATATGTTCGTCGATGTCGTCGATGAAGGACGTCCCAACTTAGATCGTGCACAAGTTATAGAATTGGCAGATGGGCGCATTTTCTCTGGTCGCGAAGCAGTTGAGAATGGCTTAGTCGATAAAGAAGGCTACTTCCGTGATGTGATTGAAGATGTGAAAGCTGCCCAAGCGATTGAAGGCGCTGAAGTGTTCCAATATGAACAAATGGGCAACCCCTTCCAAAACTTATTTAACGGATTACCATTTATGCAAGTAGAGACTACCCCAGATGTGAAACAAATGATGAAAGATATTGAAGATATGCAGGGCATGTACTTGGAATACCGTTGGAAAGGAGCCGGCCGTTATGAACAAAACACCGCAAAATAA
- a CDS encoding RDD family protein: MNKTPQNKTAESEREMARRQEQLRVIETYNAPKKLFGGFWIRLAAFLVDRVMIQALTAILLNLTVYRIWSTSVSDSFGVTLIELVIFVGYFFLMTYWLDGQTPGKLLFRLRVMSLQDAELSKQTIFYRELLGKVLFFYHPWLAIILVFTFKRQHLIDILADTTVVNEGMIAAFDQYEGSLGKVETAHTVQ; the protein is encoded by the coding sequence ATGAACAAAACACCGCAAAATAAAACGGCCGAGAGTGAACGAGAGATGGCCCGCAGACAAGAACAATTGCGAGTAATCGAAACATACAATGCGCCCAAAAAACTATTTGGAGGCTTCTGGATTCGCTTGGCAGCTTTCTTAGTTGATCGTGTGATGATTCAGGCACTGACAGCGATTCTGTTGAACTTGACGGTATATCGCATTTGGTCGACAAGTGTGTCCGATTCATTCGGGGTAACGCTGATCGAGCTCGTTATATTTGTGGGATATTTCTTCTTAATGACGTATTGGCTGGATGGGCAGACACCTGGGAAGCTACTATTCCGCTTACGGGTCATGTCTTTGCAAGACGCTGAACTGTCGAAGCAGACCATTTTTTATCGCGAATTGTTGGGAAAAGTCTTGTTCTTCTACCATCCATGGCTGGCGATTATTCTGGTATTTACCTTTAAGCGTCAGCATTTAATTGATATTTTGGCTGATACAACGGTTGTGAACGAAGGGATGATTGCAGCTTTTGATCAGTATGAAGGCTCACTTGGAAAAGTTGAGACGGCTCATACGGTTCAATAA